Proteins encoded by one window of Dioscorea cayenensis subsp. rotundata cultivar TDr96_F1 unplaced genomic scaffold, TDr96_F1_v2_PseudoChromosome.rev07_lg8_w22 25.fasta BLBR01001566.1, whole genome shotgun sequence:
- the LOC120256682 gene encoding eukaryotic translation initiation factor 1A, with product MPKNKGKGGKNRKRGKNEADDEKRELVFKEDGQEYAQVLRMLGNGRCEAMCIDGTKRLCHIRGKMHKKVWIAAGDIVLVGLRDYQDDKADVILKYMPDEARLLKAYGELPENTRLNEGIAGGLDEEDDGQGDDYIEFEDEDIDKI from the coding sequence ATGCCGAAGAATAAGGGCAAGGGAGGCAAGAACCGCAAGCGTGGAAAGAACGAGGCCGACGATGAGAAGCGCGAGCTTGTCTTCAAGGAGGACGGTCAGGAGTACGCCCAGGTCCTCCGCATGCTCGGCAACGGGCGCTGCGAAGCCATGTGCATCGATGGCACCAAGAGACTCTGCCACATCCGGGGTAAGATGCACAAGAAGGTATGGATCGCCGCCGGGGACATAGTCCTCGTCGGCCTTCGTGATTACCAGGACGATAAAGCCGATGTCATCCTCAAATACATGCCGGACGAGGCCAGGCTTCTGAAGGCCTATGGCGAGCTTCCGGAGAACACCAGGCTCAACGAGGGTATTGCTGGAGGTCTTGATGAGGAGGATGATGGCCAGGGTGATGATTACATCGAGTTTGAGGATGAGGACATCGACAAGATCTAG
- the LOC120256681 gene encoding protein PLASTID TRANSCRIPTIONALLY ACTIVE 7 yields the protein MAFLGAHLIHSPAPPPSFTGLGWSSCRTSICVSAMGKESKGNGRSGRRIWRRRKLTKKDDKVDYKLERIPFLEEQVRRIRESGEIISLDIEKLMLSEENRFAFVNEVAEEAKSYVERNRDEYGEKKAILHVLSNRMNEAGFERTEAYMEPEPFRPGPGYIKHLEAWRL from the exons atggcttttCTCGGCGCTCATCTTATCCACTCTCCCGCTCCTCCGCCCTCCTTCACA GGATTAGGGTGGAGCTCATGTCGCACTTCAATATGTGTCTCTGCAATGGGCAAG GAATCAAAGGGGAATGGGAGGAGTGGGAGAAGGATTTGGCGGCGACGGAAACTG ACGAAAAAAGATGACAAGGTGGATTATAAGTTGGAAAGGATTCCTTTCCTCGAAGAACAAGTTAGGAGGATTAGGGAGTCGGGAGAAATAATTTCGTTGGACATCGAGAAGCTGATGTTATCAGAAGAGAACAGGTTTGCTTTTGTGAATGAAGTGGCCGAGGAAGCGAAATCATACGTTGAGAGGAACAGGGACGAATACGGAGAAAAAAAGGCCATACTGCATGTGCTGAGCAACCGAATGAATGAAGCTGGATTTGAGCGTACTGAAGCATACATGGAGCCTGAGCCCTTCCGGCCTGGTCCTGGCTATATAAAACACTTGGAAGCATGGAG GTTGTAA